The Hippoglossus stenolepis isolate QCI-W04-F060 chromosome 11, HSTE1.2, whole genome shotgun sequence genome includes a window with the following:
- the tfr1a gene encoding transferrin receptor 1a isoform X1, whose protein sequence is MRREVSCEATMDQARTTISKFLNGEPHSYTRFNLTQNMEGDTSQVEMKLSSDMDEEVGGNGVGDHLNHNSPRKPHMAQKLRRSPKHLCFMAVATLLIFIIGYLIGYLVQRKKDLTPGFSATSVPYLKEVAPVPYETGAAPLMNWGDVQKLLAQKLSASNFEAAFRGFTSDSHRAGSLGDEVLRDTVIKKFTEYRMHPWTDVHFVKVQDPPASGSNRFVFNGTEERPTGFLSYSANGIAKGTVVYAHYGQEDDLKMLVNKNLDLSSKVLLVRAGKISYAEKVANAAKMNASAVLIYADPTDYSIGDNTQLFGHVHMGSGDPYTPGFPSFNHTQFPPVKSSGLPKILAQTITPAMATKILRQLGGQVAPGDWACYNKLGDETDSITVEVNNVIAEKKIHNVFGVIKGFVDADRYVVIGAQRDAWGPGFAASTVGTSVLVELARSISDMVKNDGFKPRRSIVFASFSAGEYGSVGATEWLEGYMSTLGMKAFSYINLDGIVTGRSGFKVAASPLMHKLIENMLKQVAAPNKDGTLFSQFSKGDLKKNILEPLQMDNAAYPFLAFSGIPSLSFRFTSGDKDYPFFGTMLDTQENLNIATVNQVPQLAVVAAQFAGQIALRLVHDHLLEMDLNEYSDSIRLHVSQIQLKVKNIMRMKPQLLPKSLTVQWLMSAAGSFTRAMQKLGNDIKNTDLDNIEKCRILNDRIMAVERNFLSPYVSPTDRPFRHILLGSGAHTLTALSNHLNILRTDSHGADADLFCTQFALATWTIQGCAISLAGDIWALEKEI, encoded by the exons TATCCTGTGAAGCAACAATGGACCAGGCAAGGACTACAATATCCAAATTT CTTAATGGGGAGCCACACTCCTACACACGCTTCAACCTGACGCAGAACATGGAAGGTGACACCAGCCAGGTGGAGATGAAACTGTCCTCTGACATGGATGAGGAAGTTGGGGGAAATGGAGTTGGAGACCATCTCAATCACAACTCACCCCGCAAACCCCACATGGCTCAAAAGTTAAGACGCTCACCCAAGCACCTCTGCTTCATGGCAGTTGCAaccctcctcatcttcatcattg GGTACTTGATTGGCTACCTGGTCCAACGTAAGAAGGACTTGACTCCCGGCTTTTCAGCCACCTCAGTCCCTTATCTAAAGGAAGTTGCTCCTGTGCCCTACGAGACAGGTGCTGCCCCCCTCATGAACTGGGGCGATGTCCAAAAACTCCTGGCTCAAAAACTCAGTGCATCCAATTTTGAAGCAGCCTTTAG AGGTTTTACCAGTGACAGCCACCGAGCTGGTTCTCTTGGTGATGAAGTGCTTAGGGACACGGTGATCAAGAAGTTTACAGAATACAGAATGCACCCCTGGACTGATGTGCACTTTGTTAAGGTCCAGGACCCCCCAGCTTCTGGCTccaacagatttgttttcaacGGGACCGAAGAGCGTCCAACTGGGTTCCTGTCCTACAGTGCCAATGGAATAGCAAAG GGTACTGTTGTGTATGCACATTACGGACAGGAAGATGACTTAAAGATGCTGGTGAACAAGAACCTTGACCTGAGTAGCAAAGTCCTGCTGGTCAGAGCTGGTAAAATCAGTTACGCTGAGAAG GTAGCCAATGCTGCCAAAATGAATGCATCTGCTGTGTTAATCTACGCAGACCCCACTGATTACAGTATTGGAGACAACACTCAGCTCTTTGGACAT GTCCACATGGGTTCAGGGGATCCCTACACCCCTGGCTTCCCCTCTTTCAACCACACCCAGTTCCCCCCTGTCAAGTCTTCAGGCCTGCCAAAAATCTTGGCTCAGACCATCACCCCAGCCATGGCTACTAAAATTCTAAG GCAGCTGGGGGGTCAGGTTGCACCGGGAGACTGGGCATGCTACAACAAACTAGGAGATGAGACCGATAGCATTACTGTGGAGGTCAACAACGTTATTGCTGAGAAAAAGATACATAACGTCTTCGGCGTCATCAAAGGCTTCGTGGATGCAG ATCGGTATGTGGTCATTGGTGCACAGAGGGACGCATGGGGTCCAGGATTTGCTGCATCGACCGTTGGCACCAGCGTCCTTGTTGAGCTGGCCCGTTCCATCTCAGACATGGTGAAAAATG ATGGATTCAAGCCGAGGAGGAGCATTGTGTTCGCTAGCTTTAGTGCTGGAGAATATGGGAGTGTTGGTGCCACCGAGTGGTTGGAG gGTTATATGTCCACTCTGGGCATGAAAGCTTTCTCCTACATCAACCTGGATGGTATCGTAACAG GTCGCAGTGGATTTAAAGTAGCGGCCAGCCCCTTGATGCACAAACTGATTGAGAATATGCTGAAACAG GTGGCAGCTCCAAACAAAGATGGCACTCTCTTTTCTCAGTTTTCAAAAGGCgacttgaaaaaaaatat cTTGGAGCCTCTACAGATGGATAATGCTGCATATCCCTTCCTTGCCTTTTCTGGCATTCCCTCTCTCTCGTTCAGATTCACCTCTGGTGACAAA GACTACCCGTTCTTTGGCACAATGCTGGACACCCAAGAAAACCTGAACATCGCCACCGTCAACCAAGTCCCTCAGCTGGCTGTAGTAGCGGCCCAGTTCGCAGGTCAAATTGCTCTGAGGCTGGTCCACGATCATCTGTTGGAGATGGACCTGAATGAGTACAGCGACAGTATACGTCTTCACGTGTCTCAGATCCAATTGAAAGTCAAGAACATTATGAGG atGAAGCCCCAGCTGTTGCCCAAGTCCCTGACCGTACAGTGGTTGATGTCAGCCGCCGGCTCCTTTACCCGTGCCATGCAGAAACTGGGAAACGACATCAAGAACACTGACCTGGATAACATTGAGAAGTGCCGCATCCTCAATGACCGCATAATGGCG GTGGAAAGGAACTTCCTGTCACCCTACGTGTCTCCCACAGACAGACCTTTCCGCCACATCCTCCTGGGCTCCGGTGCGCACACTCTCACAGCTCTGTCCAACCACCTCAACATCCTCAGGACCGACAGCCATGGGGCAGATGCTGACTTGTTTTGTACACAGTTTGCGCTGGCGACCTGGACCATTCAGGGCTGTGCCATCTCACTAGCAGGGGACATCTGGGCCTTGGAAAAAgagatctaa
- the tfr1a gene encoding transferrin receptor 1a isoform X2: protein MEGDTSQVEMKLSSDMDEEVGGNGVGDHLNHNSPRKPHMAQKLRRSPKHLCFMAVATLLIFIIGYLIGYLVQRKKDLTPGFSATSVPYLKEVAPVPYETGAAPLMNWGDVQKLLAQKLSASNFEAAFRGFTSDSHRAGSLGDEVLRDTVIKKFTEYRMHPWTDVHFVKVQDPPASGSNRFVFNGTEERPTGFLSYSANGIAKGTVVYAHYGQEDDLKMLVNKNLDLSSKVLLVRAGKISYAEKVANAAKMNASAVLIYADPTDYSIGDNTQLFGHVHMGSGDPYTPGFPSFNHTQFPPVKSSGLPKILAQTITPAMATKILRQLGGQVAPGDWACYNKLGDETDSITVEVNNVIAEKKIHNVFGVIKGFVDADRYVVIGAQRDAWGPGFAASTVGTSVLVELARSISDMVKNDGFKPRRSIVFASFSAGEYGSVGATEWLEGYMSTLGMKAFSYINLDGIVTGRSGFKVAASPLMHKLIENMLKQVAAPNKDGTLFSQFSKGDLKKNILEPLQMDNAAYPFLAFSGIPSLSFRFTSGDKDYPFFGTMLDTQENLNIATVNQVPQLAVVAAQFAGQIALRLVHDHLLEMDLNEYSDSIRLHVSQIQLKVKNIMRMKPQLLPKSLTVQWLMSAAGSFTRAMQKLGNDIKNTDLDNIEKCRILNDRIMAVERNFLSPYVSPTDRPFRHILLGSGAHTLTALSNHLNILRTDSHGADADLFCTQFALATWTIQGCAISLAGDIWALEKEI, encoded by the exons ATGGAAGGTGACACCAGCCAGGTGGAGATGAAACTGTCCTCTGACATGGATGAGGAAGTTGGGGGAAATGGAGTTGGAGACCATCTCAATCACAACTCACCCCGCAAACCCCACATGGCTCAAAAGTTAAGACGCTCACCCAAGCACCTCTGCTTCATGGCAGTTGCAaccctcctcatcttcatcattg GGTACTTGATTGGCTACCTGGTCCAACGTAAGAAGGACTTGACTCCCGGCTTTTCAGCCACCTCAGTCCCTTATCTAAAGGAAGTTGCTCCTGTGCCCTACGAGACAGGTGCTGCCCCCCTCATGAACTGGGGCGATGTCCAAAAACTCCTGGCTCAAAAACTCAGTGCATCCAATTTTGAAGCAGCCTTTAG AGGTTTTACCAGTGACAGCCACCGAGCTGGTTCTCTTGGTGATGAAGTGCTTAGGGACACGGTGATCAAGAAGTTTACAGAATACAGAATGCACCCCTGGACTGATGTGCACTTTGTTAAGGTCCAGGACCCCCCAGCTTCTGGCTccaacagatttgttttcaacGGGACCGAAGAGCGTCCAACTGGGTTCCTGTCCTACAGTGCCAATGGAATAGCAAAG GGTACTGTTGTGTATGCACATTACGGACAGGAAGATGACTTAAAGATGCTGGTGAACAAGAACCTTGACCTGAGTAGCAAAGTCCTGCTGGTCAGAGCTGGTAAAATCAGTTACGCTGAGAAG GTAGCCAATGCTGCCAAAATGAATGCATCTGCTGTGTTAATCTACGCAGACCCCACTGATTACAGTATTGGAGACAACACTCAGCTCTTTGGACAT GTCCACATGGGTTCAGGGGATCCCTACACCCCTGGCTTCCCCTCTTTCAACCACACCCAGTTCCCCCCTGTCAAGTCTTCAGGCCTGCCAAAAATCTTGGCTCAGACCATCACCCCAGCCATGGCTACTAAAATTCTAAG GCAGCTGGGGGGTCAGGTTGCACCGGGAGACTGGGCATGCTACAACAAACTAGGAGATGAGACCGATAGCATTACTGTGGAGGTCAACAACGTTATTGCTGAGAAAAAGATACATAACGTCTTCGGCGTCATCAAAGGCTTCGTGGATGCAG ATCGGTATGTGGTCATTGGTGCACAGAGGGACGCATGGGGTCCAGGATTTGCTGCATCGACCGTTGGCACCAGCGTCCTTGTTGAGCTGGCCCGTTCCATCTCAGACATGGTGAAAAATG ATGGATTCAAGCCGAGGAGGAGCATTGTGTTCGCTAGCTTTAGTGCTGGAGAATATGGGAGTGTTGGTGCCACCGAGTGGTTGGAG gGTTATATGTCCACTCTGGGCATGAAAGCTTTCTCCTACATCAACCTGGATGGTATCGTAACAG GTCGCAGTGGATTTAAAGTAGCGGCCAGCCCCTTGATGCACAAACTGATTGAGAATATGCTGAAACAG GTGGCAGCTCCAAACAAAGATGGCACTCTCTTTTCTCAGTTTTCAAAAGGCgacttgaaaaaaaatat cTTGGAGCCTCTACAGATGGATAATGCTGCATATCCCTTCCTTGCCTTTTCTGGCATTCCCTCTCTCTCGTTCAGATTCACCTCTGGTGACAAA GACTACCCGTTCTTTGGCACAATGCTGGACACCCAAGAAAACCTGAACATCGCCACCGTCAACCAAGTCCCTCAGCTGGCTGTAGTAGCGGCCCAGTTCGCAGGTCAAATTGCTCTGAGGCTGGTCCACGATCATCTGTTGGAGATGGACCTGAATGAGTACAGCGACAGTATACGTCTTCACGTGTCTCAGATCCAATTGAAAGTCAAGAACATTATGAGG atGAAGCCCCAGCTGTTGCCCAAGTCCCTGACCGTACAGTGGTTGATGTCAGCCGCCGGCTCCTTTACCCGTGCCATGCAGAAACTGGGAAACGACATCAAGAACACTGACCTGGATAACATTGAGAAGTGCCGCATCCTCAATGACCGCATAATGGCG GTGGAAAGGAACTTCCTGTCACCCTACGTGTCTCCCACAGACAGACCTTTCCGCCACATCCTCCTGGGCTCCGGTGCGCACACTCTCACAGCTCTGTCCAACCACCTCAACATCCTCAGGACCGACAGCCATGGGGCAGATGCTGACTTGTTTTGTACACAGTTTGCGCTGGCGACCTGGACCATTCAGGGCTGTGCCATCTCACTAGCAGGGGACATCTGGGCCTTGGAAAAAgagatctaa